In the Thermococcus sp. MAR1 genome, one interval contains:
- a CDS encoding Xaa-Pro peptidase family protein — MRLQRLVSLMRENNFDGALISPGTNLYYLTGLSVHEAGERLTVLVVSADGDYRLLAPSLYENVVRNFPVTFWRDGENPYDKLAWILAEFHLSKGKLLIEDTMRADWLMNVIKLGPFEFYPLSSLVRELRMRKDKHEIEMMGHAAKVADRVFEEILSWDLLGMRERELVLKIELAIRELSDGISFQPIVASGENGANPHHEPGDRRLRKGDMVILDYGARWKGYCSDITRTIALGRPNEKLVEIYEVVKEAQERAYRAVREGVEAKEVDRAAREAIENAGYGDYFTHRTGHGLGLDVHEEPYIGPDGNVVLENGMTFTVEPGIYIPGLGGVRIEDDVVVHEGRGKRLTRAERELIRL, encoded by the coding sequence ATGCGCCTTCAAAGACTCGTATCTCTAATGAGGGAGAACAACTTCGACGGTGCTCTAATAAGCCCCGGAACGAACCTCTACTACCTCACGGGGCTGAGCGTACACGAAGCTGGTGAGAGGCTCACGGTTTTGGTCGTAAGCGCCGACGGCGACTACAGGCTCCTAGCGCCGAGCCTTTACGAAAACGTGGTCAGGAACTTTCCGGTTACCTTCTGGCGCGATGGGGAGAACCCCTACGACAAGCTCGCCTGGATCCTGGCGGAGTTTCACCTTTCCAAAGGCAAGCTCCTCATAGAAGACACGATGCGCGCCGACTGGCTGATGAACGTCATAAAGCTCGGTCCCTTCGAGTTCTACCCGCTCAGCTCGCTCGTGAGGGAGCTCCGCATGAGGAAGGATAAGCACGAGATAGAGATGATGGGACATGCGGCAAAGGTAGCAGACAGGGTTTTCGAGGAGATTCTGAGCTGGGATTTGCTTGGAATGCGCGAGCGGGAGCTGGTTCTGAAGATAGAGCTCGCCATCAGGGAGCTCAGCGACGGGATCTCATTCCAGCCGATAGTGGCGAGCGGAGAGAACGGGGCCAACCCACATCACGAGCCAGGTGATAGGAGGCTCAGAAAGGGCGACATGGTGATACTCGACTACGGGGCGAGGTGGAAAGGCTACTGCTCGGACATAACCCGAACCATAGCCCTAGGCAGACCTAACGAGAAGCTCGTGGAGATTTACGAGGTCGTCAAGGAGGCACAGGAGAGAGCTTACAGGGCTGTCCGTGAGGGAGTTGAGGCTAAAGAGGTTGACAGAGCGGCAAGAGAGGCCATAGAGAATGCCGGCTATGGCGACTACTTCACCCACCGGACGGGACACGGCCTTGGTTTGGACGTTCACGAAGAGCCCTACATAGGCCCGGACGGAAACGTGGTTCTTGAAAACGGCATGACCTTCACGGTGGAGCCGGGAATATACATCCCCGGCCTCGGAGGGGTTCGCATAGAGGACGACGTCGTTGTCCACGAGGGAAGAGGAAAAAGGCTGACGAGAGCGGAGAGGGAGCTCATCCGGCTTTAA
- a CDS encoding type II toxin-antitoxin system VapC family toxin — protein MVYADTDFFLALLKPSDWLKENARKIYERYMDEITTSEATFLELLILSKKFNLDPVRLLAAVMAVIGEENEDYLRAAYYMKEHRLNPFDAVHAAKCEGTIISSDKAFEEVGIKRIKLESLEEE, from the coding sequence ATGGTCTACGCTGACACCGACTTTTTTCTAGCCCTTTTAAAGCCCTCCGACTGGCTTAAGGAAAACGCCAGGAAAATCTACGAAAGATACATGGACGAGATAACAACTTCAGAAGCAACGTTTCTTGAGCTACTGATACTCTCAAAGAAGTTCAACCTTGACCCTGTTAGACTTTTGGCAGCGGTCATGGCGGTAATAGGGGAAGAAAACGAGGACTACCTCCGGGCGGCATACTACATGAAGGAGCACAGACTCAATCCCTTCGATGCTGTTCACGCGGCAAAATGTGAGGGGACAATAATAAGCTCAGACAAAGCCTTTGAGGAGGTAGGAATCAAAAGGATAAAGCTCGAAAGTCTGGAAGAAGAATAG
- a CDS encoding DUF257 family protein translates to MGKLGEVFQFLDSIGFGETVLVEYTSPNYTLDFMVLLLKRYADDRGHPFVVDDHLDTLHVINEHLRFFGVRGVFDDAVVLKTGGIINVGKVVDRVKMESEASIYLRQYEEASARVFSNLSDSINVVIGLEKLFAFVKDYRNFYEIISSIDRFLGNRKRKAFYLLDRNICERIPLNPLPELEKIASTFLDVKLDGNRLIGRICKSPDIRMMGWEIEVSVEDIL, encoded by the coding sequence GTGGGAAAGCTCGGTGAGGTGTTCCAGTTCCTGGATTCCATCGGATTTGGGGAAACCGTGCTCGTTGAGTACACTTCACCCAACTATACCCTGGACTTCATGGTGCTCCTTCTAAAACGCTACGCCGATGACAGGGGTCATCCGTTCGTCGTCGATGATCATCTGGACACCCTCCACGTTATTAACGAGCACCTCAGGTTCTTTGGGGTGAGAGGGGTTTTCGATGATGCCGTCGTCCTGAAGACCGGGGGAATAATCAACGTTGGAAAGGTTGTGGACAGGGTGAAGATGGAGAGCGAGGCTTCCATCTACCTGCGTCAGTATGAGGAGGCTAGTGCCAGAGTGTTCTCCAATCTTAGCGACTCAATAAATGTGGTCATCGGGCTGGAAAAGCTCTTCGCTTTCGTTAAGGACTACCGCAACTTCTACGAGATAATCTCCAGCATAGACCGGTTCCTCGGAAACCGGAAGAGAAAAGCGTTTTATCTGCTCGACAGGAACATCTGCGAGAGGATTCCCCTCAATCCCCTGCCCGAGCTGGAGAAGATCGCGAGCACCTTTCTGGACGTCAAGCTTGACGGTAACAGGCTGATAGGCAGGATATGCAAGTCCCCGGACATAAGGATGATGGGATGGGAGATAGAGGTTTCGGTTGAGGACATACTCTGA
- a CDS encoding AbrB/MazE/SpoVT family DNA-binding domain-containing protein has product MLAKVDPKGRLYLPKELRKNLPKEVYLVRVDDGILIVPKPEDPLKELEELGKNLPDIPIKEIRVEILKEAEKLAGE; this is encoded by the coding sequence ATGCTGGCAAAAGTGGACCCAAAGGGAAGACTGTACCTTCCCAAGGAGCTGAGGAAGAATCTCCCAAAAGAGGTTTACCTCGTCAGGGTGGATGATGGCATACTCATAGTTCCCAAGCCAGAAGACCCCTTAAAGGAGCTTGAAGAGCTTGGAAAAAACCTTCCGGACATCCCGATTAAGGAAATCAGGGTGGAAATCCTAAAAGAGGCCGAAAAGCTCGCAGGTGAGTGA
- a CDS encoding 50S ribosomal protein L15e, with the protein MGMYKYIREAWKSPKKSYVGELLKVRMIKWRREPVVVRIERPTRLDRARSLGYQAKQGYVMVRVRVRKGGRKRPRWKGGRKPSKMGMVKYSPKKSLQWIAEEKAARKFPNLEVLNSYWVGEDGMYRWFEVIMVDPHHPVIKADPKINWISGKAHKGRVFRGLTSAGRKSRGLRNKGKGAEKVRPSIRANKGKGK; encoded by the coding sequence ATGGGAATGTACAAGTACATTAGGGAAGCCTGGAAGAGCCCCAAGAAGAGCTACGTCGGGGAGCTTCTCAAGGTCAGAATGATAAAGTGGCGCCGTGAGCCGGTCGTCGTTAGGATTGAGAGGCCGACCAGGCTCGACCGCGCTAGGAGCCTCGGCTATCAGGCCAAGCAGGGCTACGTGATGGTTAGAGTCAGAGTCAGGAAGGGCGGAAGGAAGAGGCCCAGGTGGAAGGGCGGAAGGAAGCCGAGCAAGATGGGTATGGTTAAATACTCCCCGAAGAAGAGCCTCCAGTGGATAGCCGAGGAGAAGGCGGCCAGAAAGTTCCCCAACCTTGAGGTCCTCAACAGCTACTGGGTCGGCGAGGACGGAATGTACAGGTGGTTCGAGGTTATAATGGTCGACCCGCACCACCCGGTCATCAAGGCTGACCCCAAGATCAACTGGATATCCGGCAAGGCCCACAAGGGTAGGGTCTTCCGCGGACTCACTTCAGCAGGCAGGAAGAGCAGGGGACTTAGGAACAAGGGCAAAGGGGCTGAAAAGGTCAGGCCCAGCATAAGGGCCAACAAGGGCAAGGGCAAGTGA
- a CDS encoding Ribonuclease P protein component 3, with protein MEGAPFSRDYFVEMDVRSEDAHALASEWFDEVVFTKKLVLESSPDWGKLKDEIKELRERYGRVALLIVTKKPSLIREVKNRNLKVLLYVQGGDMRVNRAVLEAGVDALISPWLGRKDPGFDHILARIAARRNVAIGFSLAPLLGANPYERVQILRFMAKTWQLVDKYSVPRFITSSAETKWHVRSPRDLMGLGINIGMEIPKARASLNFYPRRILSRLK; from the coding sequence ATGGAGGGAGCTCCCTTCTCCCGCGACTACTTCGTAGAGATGGATGTGAGGAGTGAAGATGCCCACGCTCTGGCCAGTGAGTGGTTCGATGAGGTGGTCTTCACCAAAAAGCTCGTCCTAGAAAGTTCCCCCGACTGGGGAAAGCTCAAGGATGAGATTAAAGAGCTTCGCGAAAGATACGGAAGGGTGGCTCTCCTGATAGTCACAAAAAAGCCCAGCCTCATCCGCGAGGTGAAGAACCGCAATTTAAAGGTCCTCCTCTACGTTCAGGGCGGGGACATGAGGGTAAACCGCGCCGTCCTTGAGGCCGGCGTTGATGCACTCATAAGCCCGTGGCTGGGGAGGAAGGATCCGGGCTTTGACCACATCCTGGCGAGGATAGCGGCCAGGAGGAATGTCGCGATAGGATTCTCTCTGGCACCGCTGCTTGGGGCGAACCCCTACGAGAGGGTACAGATACTCCGCTTTATGGCCAAGACATGGCAGCTCGTTGACAAGTATTCGGTCCCGAGATTCATCACGAGTTCGGCCGAGACTAAATGGCACGTCCGCTCTCCAAGGGATTTGATGGGCCTCGGAATAAACATCGGTATGGAAATTCCAAAGGCCAGAGCCAGCCTGAACTTCTATCCGAGAAGGATCCTGTCAAGGTTAAAGTAA
- a CDS encoding RNA-binding protein, giving the protein MGKIRAHHVRITTFIQATEDEDKVLEAIGTFIPEDIDDEDIIFDIDETTGFFGNPIKVVNVEIKRSRAVRKFIDHFKELLSEEDKRYIIDNLDEKVDEEGTLYVRFNKQKAYLGDVEVDEGGDTIQVRIKVKAFPMRKEAVVKAVREWLEE; this is encoded by the coding sequence ATGGGGAAGATAAGGGCGCACCATGTCAGGATTACCACTTTCATCCAGGCAACGGAAGACGAGGACAAGGTTCTTGAAGCTATTGGGACTTTCATCCCCGAGGATATAGACGACGAGGACATAATCTTTGACATAGACGAGACCACGGGTTTCTTTGGCAACCCCATCAAGGTCGTCAACGTGGAGATAAAGCGGAGCAGGGCGGTTAGAAAGTTCATCGACCACTTCAAGGAACTGCTGAGCGAGGAGGACAAACGCTACATCATCGACAACCTTGACGAGAAGGTTGACGAGGAGGGAACGCTCTACGTGAGGTTCAACAAGCAGAAGGCCTACCTCGGTGATGTCGAGGTGGATGAAGGCGGCGATACTATTCAGGTCAGGATAAAGGTCAAGGCCTTTCCCATGAGGAAGGAAGCGGTAGTTAAAGCCGTAAGGGAGTGGCTGGAGGAATGA
- a CDS encoding amidohydrolase: protein MKRAFINGNVYVSFRPVKRVEAFLVVGGRVAMLGSTEEILKAAEVLNAEIIDLDGGTVLPAFIDSHMHLDELGEYLNMLDLRGVRSIEELKRKLRDFAKKKDGWLRGHGWDQELFKENRWPTRHDLDEVVSDRPVMLSRVCLHAAVLNTKALEETGLIDWDSEDVLRDENGEPTGIVKEEAFSFAVRKFDERVGEDEYRGYLLRASEYVLSKGITTVGFVSVGERALKVLGYLDAEGQLRLRVKVYLKPEENLDVLEVLKKLGIRRGFGGRRLKIGGIKVLADGSLGARTAWLSSPYNDAETRGYPNVGKEWLEGVAWETHEMGLQLAVHSIGDATMDMVLDVYEALGDVERAGHRIEHASLMRPDQIERAKRLGVRLALQPHFVITDWWVLERVGKERSKWVYPFKSISKAGIPFGLSTDSPVEPLDPWETVYAAVTRGKYEGIPLADLTPDEALTLEEALHAYTAGSAGVLMEEDLGSLEEGKLADFIIVSDDPFEVDEKELRGIKVLETYIEGERVFKAG from the coding sequence TTGAAACGTGCTTTTATAAACGGGAACGTCTACGTTTCATTCCGTCCCGTCAAGCGCGTCGAGGCGTTTTTAGTCGTGGGCGGGAGGGTAGCAATGCTCGGGAGCACGGAGGAAATCCTCAAAGCTGCCGAAGTTCTGAACGCTGAGATAATAGACCTCGACGGAGGAACGGTTCTACCGGCCTTCATAGACTCCCACATGCATCTCGACGAACTCGGGGAGTACCTCAACATGCTCGATTTAAGGGGAGTGAGGAGCATCGAGGAGCTTAAGAGAAAACTTAGAGACTTCGCAAAGAAAAAGGACGGTTGGCTCCGTGGCCACGGATGGGATCAGGAGCTCTTCAAGGAGAACAGATGGCCGACGAGGCATGATCTGGATGAGGTTGTGAGTGACAGGCCAGTAATGCTCTCCAGGGTGTGCCTTCATGCGGCTGTCTTGAACACTAAGGCCCTTGAGGAGACTGGGCTGATTGATTGGGATTCCGAGGACGTTCTCAGGGACGAGAACGGGGAACCTACTGGGATCGTGAAGGAAGAGGCCTTCAGTTTTGCCGTCAGAAAGTTCGATGAGAGGGTTGGAGAGGACGAGTACAGGGGATACCTGCTCAGGGCTTCGGAATACGTGCTCTCCAAGGGGATAACCACTGTGGGCTTCGTGAGCGTTGGCGAGAGGGCTCTAAAAGTTCTTGGTTACCTTGATGCCGAAGGTCAGCTGAGGCTCAGGGTGAAAGTCTACCTTAAACCGGAGGAGAACCTGGATGTCCTCGAAGTTCTCAAAAAGCTTGGAATAAGGCGCGGTTTCGGTGGCAGGCGGCTAAAAATAGGTGGTATAAAGGTTCTAGCCGACGGTTCCCTCGGCGCGAGAACTGCATGGCTCTCAAGTCCGTACAACGATGCCGAAACGAGGGGCTATCCAAATGTAGGGAAGGAGTGGCTTGAGGGGGTGGCGTGGGAAACCCACGAAATGGGCCTCCAGCTTGCGGTCCATTCTATAGGTGATGCGACGATGGACATGGTTCTCGACGTTTACGAAGCACTCGGGGACGTCGAAAGGGCGGGCCACCGGATAGAGCACGCATCGCTCATGAGGCCGGATCAAATAGAACGGGCCAAACGCCTCGGTGTCAGACTCGCCCTCCAGCCCCACTTCGTGATAACCGATTGGTGGGTTCTTGAGCGGGTTGGGAAGGAGCGTTCAAAGTGGGTCTATCCCTTCAAGAGCATTTCCAAGGCTGGTATCCCATTCGGGTTAAGCACGGACTCTCCTGTGGAGCCACTGGACCCTTGGGAGACCGTGTATGCTGCAGTAACCCGTGGAAAGTACGAGGGGATTCCACTGGCAGACCTCACCCCGGACGAAGCCCTAACGCTTGAAGAGGCACTCCACGCATACACAGCAGGTTCCGCCGGAGTTCTAATGGAAGAGGATCTGGGAAGCCTTGAGGAGGGCAAGCTCGCGGACTTCATAATAGTCAGCGATGATCCGTTCGAGGTGGATGAAAAGGAACTGAGGGGGATAAAGGTTCTTGAAACGTACATCGAGGGGGAGAGGGTCTTTAAAGCCGGATGA
- the leuS gene encoding leucine--tRNA ligase, with translation MAELNFKAIEEKWQKRWLEEKAFEPKANEKPKEKKFYITVAFPYLSGHLHVGHARTYTIPDVIARFKRMQGYNVLFPMAWHITGAPIVGIAERIKNRDPKTIHIYRDVYKVPEEILWKFEDPKEIVNYFMRAAKETFIRAGFSVDWTREFHTTSLFPPFSKFIEWQFWTLKDKGLVVKGAHRVRWDPVVGTPLGDHDIMEGEDVQILEYVIIKFILEENGEEVYMPAATLRPETVYGVTNMWLNPEATYVKAKVKRGEKVETWIISKEAAYKLSFQDREIEVIEEFKGERLIGKYVRNPVTGDEVIILPAEFVDPDNATGVVMSVPAHAPFDHVAIEDLKKETEILLKYEVDPRVVEEISYISLIKLEGYGDFPAVEEAERLGVKSQKDVEKLEEATKNIYKAEYHKGVFKIEPYAGKSVQEAKDLIAKELQEKGIAEIMYEFAEKPVISRFGNQAVIKIIHDQWFIDYGNPEWKEKAREALAEMTIYPESRRAQFEAVIDWLDKKACARKVGLGTPLPWDPDWVIESLSDSTIYMAYYTISRHMNRLREEGKLDPEKLTREFFDYLFLEEFSEEKERELEGKTGIPAEVIHEMKEEFEYWYPLDWRCSAKDLIPNHLTFFIFNHTAIFRKEHWPRGIAVNGFGTLEGTKMSKSKGNVLNFIDAIEENGADVVRLYIMGLAEHDSDFDWRRKEVGKLRRQVERFYELISEFATYEAKETTLKDIDRWMLHRLNKAIEGATKALEEFRTRTAVQWAFYSVLNDLRWYMRRTEGRDDEAKRYVLRTLADVWVRLMAPFTPHISEELWEKLGGEGFVSLAKWPEPVPEWWNETIEAEEEFVKSLIEDIKEIIRVAKIEDARRAYIYTAPEWKWRVVEVVAEKRDFKSAMAELMKDPEMRKHGKEISKLIQRLIKERAFDVKRINEEKALREAKEFIEKELGIEIIINPEKDKGGKKKAAMPLKPAVFVE, from the coding sequence ATGGCTGAGCTTAACTTCAAGGCCATTGAGGAGAAGTGGCAGAAGCGCTGGCTGGAGGAGAAGGCCTTCGAGCCGAAAGCGAATGAAAAACCCAAGGAGAAAAAGTTCTACATCACGGTCGCCTTCCCGTACCTCTCGGGGCACCTTCACGTCGGCCACGCGAGGACATACACGATTCCCGACGTCATAGCGCGTTTCAAGCGCATGCAGGGCTACAACGTGCTCTTTCCGATGGCATGGCACATAACGGGGGCGCCGATTGTTGGAATCGCAGAGCGCATAAAGAACCGCGACCCGAAGACTATACACATCTACCGCGACGTCTACAAGGTTCCGGAGGAGATACTCTGGAAGTTCGAGGACCCGAAGGAAATCGTCAACTACTTCATGAGGGCCGCGAAGGAGACCTTTATCCGGGCTGGCTTCTCCGTTGACTGGACGCGCGAGTTCCACACGACGAGCCTCTTTCCCCCGTTCAGCAAGTTCATAGAGTGGCAGTTCTGGACGCTCAAGGATAAGGGACTGGTCGTCAAGGGCGCTCACCGCGTGAGGTGGGATCCGGTCGTCGGAACTCCCCTGGGAGACCACGACATAATGGAAGGGGAAGACGTTCAGATTCTCGAGTACGTCATCATCAAGTTCATCCTGGAGGAGAATGGTGAGGAAGTCTACATGCCGGCCGCGACGCTGAGGCCGGAGACGGTCTACGGAGTAACCAACATGTGGCTGAACCCCGAGGCGACCTACGTCAAGGCAAAGGTCAAGCGCGGCGAGAAGGTGGAGACCTGGATAATCAGCAAGGAAGCGGCATATAAGCTTTCCTTCCAGGACAGGGAGATCGAGGTCATCGAGGAGTTCAAGGGTGAGAGGTTGATAGGCAAATACGTAAGGAACCCTGTCACCGGCGACGAGGTCATAATCCTGCCGGCGGAGTTCGTTGATCCGGACAACGCTACCGGCGTTGTCATGAGCGTTCCCGCCCATGCCCCCTTCGACCATGTAGCAATTGAAGACCTCAAGAAGGAGACCGAAATCCTGCTGAAGTACGAGGTCGACCCGCGCGTGGTCGAGGAGATAAGCTACATCTCTCTGATAAAGCTTGAGGGCTACGGCGACTTTCCGGCGGTTGAAGAGGCAGAGAGGCTCGGCGTGAAGAGCCAGAAGGACGTTGAGAAGCTCGAAGAGGCCACCAAGAACATCTACAAGGCCGAGTATCACAAGGGAGTCTTCAAGATAGAGCCCTACGCCGGCAAGTCCGTCCAGGAGGCGAAGGACCTGATAGCGAAGGAGCTCCAGGAGAAGGGCATCGCCGAGATAATGTACGAGTTCGCGGAAAAACCGGTCATCTCGCGCTTCGGCAACCAGGCGGTCATCAAGATAATCCACGACCAGTGGTTCATCGACTACGGAAACCCCGAGTGGAAGGAAAAGGCCAGGGAAGCTCTGGCGGAGATGACAATATACCCCGAGAGCAGAAGGGCCCAGTTCGAGGCGGTGATAGACTGGCTCGACAAGAAGGCCTGCGCGAGGAAAGTTGGATTGGGAACCCCGCTCCCGTGGGACCCGGACTGGGTCATCGAGAGCCTGAGCGATTCGACCATCTACATGGCGTACTACACAATAAGCAGGCACATGAACAGGCTTCGCGAAGAGGGCAAACTCGACCCCGAGAAGCTCACGAGGGAGTTCTTCGACTACCTGTTCCTGGAAGAGTTCAGCGAAGAGAAGGAGAGAGAACTTGAGGGGAAGACCGGAATCCCTGCTGAGGTTATCCACGAGATGAAGGAGGAGTTCGAGTACTGGTACCCGCTCGACTGGCGCTGCTCGGCGAAAGACCTCATACCGAACCACCTAACGTTCTTCATCTTCAACCACACGGCCATATTCAGAAAGGAGCACTGGCCGAGGGGCATCGCCGTCAACGGCTTCGGAACGCTCGAAGGAACGAAGATGAGCAAGAGCAAGGGCAACGTGCTGAACTTCATAGATGCCATCGAGGAGAACGGTGCCGATGTGGTGAGGCTCTACATAATGGGTTTGGCCGAGCACGACAGCGACTTCGACTGGCGCAGGAAGGAGGTCGGAAAGCTCCGCAGGCAGGTCGAGCGCTTCTACGAGCTGATAAGTGAGTTCGCCACCTATGAGGCTAAAGAGACCACGCTCAAGGACATCGACAGGTGGATGCTGCACCGCCTGAACAAGGCCATCGAGGGAGCCACCAAGGCCCTGGAGGAGTTCAGGACGAGAACGGCCGTGCAGTGGGCGTTTTACAGCGTCCTCAACGACCTGCGCTGGTACATGAGGAGAACCGAGGGCAGGGACGACGAGGCAAAGCGCTACGTGCTGAGAACGCTGGCGGATGTATGGGTCAGGCTCATGGCTCCGTTCACCCCGCACATCAGCGAGGAGCTCTGGGAGAAGCTGGGCGGAGAGGGCTTCGTCAGCCTGGCGAAGTGGCCGGAGCCGGTTCCAGAGTGGTGGAACGAGACAATCGAGGCCGAGGAGGAGTTCGTAAAAAGCTTAATCGAGGACATCAAGGAGATAATCCGCGTGGCAAAGATAGAGGACGCCAGGAGGGCATACATCTACACCGCCCCGGAGTGGAAGTGGCGCGTTGTGGAAGTCGTCGCGGAGAAGAGGGACTTCAAGAGCGCTATGGCCGAGCTGATGAAAGACCCAGAGATGAGGAAGCACGGCAAGGAGATAAGCAAGCTGATACAGCGCCTTATAAAGGAGAGAGCCTTCGACGTCAAGCGCATCAACGAGGAGAAGGCCCTGAGAGAGGCGAAGGAGTTCATAGAGAAAGAACTTGGCATCGAGATAATCATCAACCCGGAGAAAGACAAAGGAGGAAAGAAGAAGGCCGCGATGCCGCTGAAGCCGGCGGTGTTTGTGGAGTGA
- a CDS encoding TrpB-like pyridoxal phosphate-dependent enzyme, which translates to MKAVLPDSRIPKRWYNILSDLPEELAPPLDPETEEPMEPEKLLRIFAEELVKQEMSTERYVEIPRKVRELYAKIGRPTPLFRATNLEKALGTPARIYFKYEGATVTGSHKINTALAQAYYAKEQGIEKLITETGAGQWGTALSLAGALMGLKIRVYMARASYQQKPYRKTIMHLYGAEIYPSPSNRTEIGRKFLAEDPNHPGGLGIAISEAIEDVLRDEKARYALGSVLNHVLMHQTVIGLEAREQMKEFEEPDVIIGCVGGGSNFAGLAYPFVKDVLDGKADYEFIAVEPKAAPSMTRGVYKYDFGDSGGYTPKMKMHTLGHTYYVPPIHAGGLRYHGLAPTLSILINHGIVKPVAYHQNEVFQAAELFAKTEGIIPAPESAHAVKGVIDRALKAKEEGREEVILFNLSGHGLLDLKGYEDYLDGKLEDYEPKQFPAMEE; encoded by the coding sequence ATGAAAGCCGTTCTGCCGGATTCGAGAATACCAAAGAGGTGGTACAACATACTGTCCGACCTGCCGGAGGAGCTGGCGCCTCCCCTCGATCCAGAGACAGAGGAGCCGATGGAGCCGGAGAAACTGTTGAGGATTTTCGCAGAAGAACTCGTAAAGCAGGAGATGAGCACCGAAAGGTACGTTGAGATTCCCAGGAAAGTCCGCGAGCTGTACGCCAAGATTGGCCGCCCTACGCCGCTCTTCCGCGCGACCAACCTGGAAAAGGCCCTTGGAACGCCGGCGAGGATTTACTTCAAGTACGAGGGTGCAACAGTAACTGGTAGCCACAAGATAAACACCGCCCTGGCCCAGGCGTACTACGCGAAGGAACAGGGAATAGAGAAGCTTATAACTGAAACTGGAGCCGGACAGTGGGGGACAGCTTTGAGCCTGGCCGGGGCGCTTATGGGGCTGAAGATAAGGGTTTACATGGCGAGGGCGAGCTACCAGCAAAAGCCCTACAGGAAGACGATAATGCACCTCTACGGGGCCGAGATTTATCCAAGCCCGAGCAACAGAACCGAAATAGGCAGGAAGTTCCTGGCGGAAGACCCCAACCACCCCGGCGGACTGGGGATAGCGATAAGCGAGGCCATCGAGGACGTTCTCCGCGATGAGAAGGCACGCTACGCCCTTGGAAGTGTCTTAAACCACGTTCTCATGCATCAGACGGTCATCGGTTTGGAAGCCAGGGAGCAGATGAAGGAGTTCGAGGAGCCGGACGTTATAATCGGCTGCGTCGGCGGCGGGAGCAACTTCGCGGGTTTGGCTTACCCCTTCGTGAAGGACGTCCTCGACGGAAAAGCGGACTACGAGTTCATAGCCGTTGAACCGAAGGCCGCACCGAGCATGACGAGAGGGGTCTATAAATACGACTTCGGCGATTCAGGGGGATACACGCCGAAGATGAAGATGCACACTTTAGGGCACACCTACTACGTCCCGCCGATCCACGCCGGTGGACTTCGCTACCACGGTTTAGCCCCAACGCTGAGCATACTCATAAACCACGGCATTGTAAAACCGGTGGCTTATCACCAGAACGAGGTCTTCCAAGCAGCGGAGCTGTTCGCGAAGACCGAAGGCATAATTCCAGCACCGGAGAGCGCCCACGCCGTCAAGGGCGTCATTGACAGGGCGCTGAAGGCAAAGGAAGAGGGCAGGGAAGAGGTCATTCTCTTCAACCTGAGCGGACACGGCCTGCTTGACCTCAAGGGCTACGAGGACTACCTCGATGGGAAGCTTGAGGACTACGAGCCCAAGCAGTTCCCTGCCATGGAAGAATGA